TTGCACAGTATCCAGATGGAACACCAGGAGGTTGTGAGTTCAATCCCAGGGCTTGCCACCATTATGTacctgagcaaggcacttaaccccaactTGCTCCAGGGGGCGCTGCTCCAGTAGTTAGTTAATTGAAAGTCACTCTGGAGAAGATCAAATGACAGTGTCCTTTAAAAGTACCCCTGCATTTTTATTGGCTAATAAGTATTGTTAATCCCCTCAGATATGAGGACCCCCTTGGGAAAGTCATGGTCTTTTCTAGACCTCAGTTTAGTTTTGAGGAGGCCAGCATGTTGTTTATGTCTAGTGTTACTGGTAACCACGTTGTGATGGTTGCACTCTAATCTGCTCAAAGCAGCATTGATCTGCTTGTATTGTGTTTCTTAATTATGCTGTTTATGTTCCTACATTCTTCTGTCTTTATAAAGCTCTTAATCTGTCGAGAAATCTCAGCTGACAGGAACCCCTTTGCACTGGGTATTTTTATGCCCAGCTCACAGCATTGTGTGCGTTGCATAATACGCTCCGTATGGGTAGTATTTATAGGTTTCCCCTCTGGCCCATTCAAATTAACAGGAGTTTGAGTAGCACGCTATTGGCTCATTTACTGGGTTTCATTTGGCCACTCGGCTTTTTTGGTCTCGTTGTATCATATTCCACACACATTCCTGTTGACAGGTTTTCCTTTTTCACACAGTGGAGATTGGCCCTAAAATTCCTGAGGAAGGCCCATCAGCGCCCCCACCTGGCTGGCTGGACTGTGTTTCAGGTTACGAGGGCTCCAAAGGAGGAGGTAAGGCACTTACAGCTGTTTTATGATGGATAGCTGATTCATTATCATATGACACAGAAGTGCAATTTGAGAGTAAGAGAgcatagagatagagataggagtagagtagagtaaaaACTGCATTAACTACTGTTAGATGTCATAGGCCCATTCTACATGAACCCTCATTATCCTGATATTTGTCAGTAATAGTTGAGTGTAGCCTAACTAAATATTTCTGTATCAGTACTCCCCCCTCTCCTTTTAGAAATGTTTAGCTTTACCTAATTCATGAAAATATAGAGGTTAtcaattttgaatttgagtttTTTTAAAATCTTCTTTGCCTTCTTTATAGGGGATCCTGATGAGAATTACCATGCTCCACCTCCGTACGCTCCACCAGACAGCAATCAGAATGCTCATGTCCCCAATGTGAGGTACGGTGTCTCTTGCAAAGTCTCTGTCCCTCAGAAAATGTCTGACACTGGCCAGGTGTCTCATATACTGTACTTCTGTTCCCTTTTATATTTAGTGCACACTGTTATCAATAAGTACACTACAGTACACTACTGGATAAACATCAGTATGTGTGCAAACTGAGGATCAAGCCTAGCAGCTTGCTCTACTAGTTGTACTGTACTTAACTCTAAGGAACAACATAGAAACGCTGGTCCTTCATACCTCTATTGgattaaaaaaagaatatttTTACAATCTTATTTTTTGTACATGGCTTGTCCCACTCCTGactgaaaaaaaatcagtgaTTCTGTTGCATTTCTGTTTAAAGCTTGATCAGGCTTTCAACAGAAATGCAACAGAATCACTGATTACTGACAGAATTATAGCTTGTTGTATTTCTGAAGGGAGCCAACAGTATCAGAGGACGTGGCCCGTGAGGCTCTCCTGAAGTATGTGGAGAAGAAGTGGAGCTACAGCAGCAAGCCCGCCAAAAACCTGGTCTTCAAGGACCTCAAGCCTATTACAGTATACCGGGTAGATGTGACATCTTTTTTACAAAATGTAGAGTTTGCGGTGTTTGCAGTTGATGTACAAGTTGACGGACACCTTGACATCTAATGCAAATATATTTCTACTCCTTGATATATTGGGATATTTGTTATTTTTACTTTCAGTTTACTTGTAATCTTTAAaactgaaacaaaacaaaaaatgaataaatattgcTATTGCTATCACAAAAGTTTTGCAGTTCCACAGAAGTATAACAACATATCACCATGCAATCACCATGTGTATATATCCACCCCGTACAGGCTTTTCTGTAGATTTGAATAGAGATGCTTTGCTTGGCTTATTGCTTGGCAATCTTTAAaactgaaacaaaacaaaaaatgaataaatattgcTATTGCTGTCACAAAAGTATTGCAGTTCCACAGAAGTATAACACCATATCACCATGCAATCACCATGTGTATATATCCACCCCGTACAGGCTTTTCTGTAGATTTGAATAGAGATGCTTTGCTTGGCTTTCATAGGGTTGCCTCATGCCTTTGTGTCTCGAGGCATGCCTTTGGACTGCTGGTCATGTTACACTTTTGTTTCTATTTCAGTACCGTTTGGAGACATACACAGAGTTAAGATCGAGCAACTGGGCATCAGAGCCATATAGAGGTACTGTTTATCCATGCTGAGAGAGAAGATAGAATTATTCCATGATTCTAAAGTTTCTATATGTTATCAGGCCCTTTTGCACTGTAGGGACTTTTTAACCGGAGTTCCTATAACTATTTGAGCTCCTATCTTGGGGTAGGGTTTCTTCACTGAGCATAGGAACATTGACTGATGTACATGCCAACTTGGCCAAGGCAGTAGAAGCGCCATTTTTAAAAATCTCTATAAAAATAATTCAGCGTCTGTTTAAATTTGCCTAACATAAAAACTGCACAAGAAGGCTGCAGAGGCTGACTACTGTCACGTGACAAATGCCTTCTAGTGTCTGGACAAATGGAAAGAATAAggattcattttttttaatgcttcCTGATACCGTGAACTTCTAGTTTGTCAATAAACCTCAGTAGCTAGTAAATAGCAATGCTAAATAGCAATGCTGTCCGTTCATTATTTTATGTTCATGTAATAATTGAACTACTAACGTGCGTTAAGTCATCTCAGAGTTCCTACTGTGTGCGaatgcaaacaaaaaaaagcccTTGGAACTGTGTAGTTCTAAGGGTAGCCTCTCCAGTTCGTAGTTAGTAGAACTGTGTTCTTAGAAATGTGTCtgagggggcgctgtggcgcaacaggctacaACGCCTATACCATgtagtgcccacggggacccaggttcgaatctgaCCTGGTCATGTctcgatcccaccccatctctctctctcccactcacttcctgtctatcttcactatcctgtcgcaaataaaggcaaaaggcccaaaaaatatactttaaaaaatgtgTCTGAATTCGCCTGCGTAGGAGGAGGGAAAcagatacatgtatgtgtgttccaCTTCTTGGTCTTGCTATTGGAATAACTAGGAGAGTCTGGTGACTGCATAGTCTTCTTCAGATAGGAATGGGAGAAAATAAGTGACCAGGGTCTTTCACACAGGCCAGTTTGTGGACGGGCCAGAAAATGGCAGGAGCCCACCGCCATGGGAGGTTCCCGTGCCGTATCCTCAGAAATACACTGACGTCACAATGCAAGTCCGGGTACCACACTCCTGTTTGGTTAAGGTACGAATCTAGCTCTTCTTTCAGTCTTTTTCAATGACTgaacttttttaacattttaatcCTTGGTGTCTTAATTCTTAACGTGAACACATTGATGTTGTTGGAGTGGTGGATATTATATGGCACAATATGAACATGGAAAATCAAGATGATCATTAGATGTCTTAATAAAGCATCTCGGGTTTTAGGTTTCTGAAAACGACAAAACGACAAAATTCGACTCAAATTAGGATTTTGGTAATGGTTTTGGTCTTTAGTCTTGGTCTTACATATTCAGTCTTTCATCTGATTTCAGCCATGCCATCAATGTCAGAGCATGGGGAGTGTGCGCTGCTCCCGTTGTTTCTCCCGAGGACATGTGAGAATGAtttcattttttcttttcatctctcttttcatctctctctagcATTTAAGTGTCTGTCTTTTCTAGCTTTGCTCCTCCATTGAGTCCTGGAAAGAGTCCAATGGGGTTTGGGATCCATAAATAAAATGGGGGCAGTTTACTTAAAGCAGAGCTTTGGGTTTGGCCAAAACCCAAAGTGGGTCATTGGTAGTGTGTTTGTTCTTCAGGTGCGCTGTGTACATTGTTTCGGCCATGGTCACAGAGGTGTTGGCAAGAACCGAAGGAGATGCACTCTCTGCCATGGCCGTGGAGTCAGAAGGTATGATCATCAGTCCGTTGAACAGCCTAAAAAAGCACATTTCAGCACATGTAACTGGTCAAATCAATTATCTTAGTCTGGTTGAAAAGCATTTTCcatgttattgtttttcgaCAACTGTATTACTGTATTGACCTGTATTGATCATTAAGATGAATTGTTAACATTTATCACCTGGTTGTTTGGTAGTTTGCTTACACTACCCCTCACAAATGCTAACAGCATCTGCTTTTTTGTTGCTTTGCACTTGTCTTTTGAAGAAGTGAACGAAAACAAAGAAAAGCTAagacctggggggtattccaagtaggtagttaagtggtaaacctgggtaagttaagctGGAGGTAGCGGTAAACCTGGTAATAGAAGAGCCTGGATTTTCATTCTCTATCAGAGATTCTCATACACTAAACAGAACAAGCATACACTCTTAGGAGGATTACCACTTTCTCTAGCTTAACTTATCCAGCTTTATCACGTAACCATCTACTTGGAATAACCCCCCTTAGGTTCCCATATAGGTTATGATTTATCTCTAATGTATATTGGTCTTTTGTTTTGATGTACAATAGCAAGCACGTTTGGCTAATGTCTTCCACCAGATCACAGCTGTGTTAGTTTCAGTAACAGTCCCTTTTGTCTGCTGCTTCTTAATAATTACTTTCACTCATATTCACAGACTCCTAAGAAAAAGCACATCACATCAGCAGGAATTAGAAGTGAAttgatttgtgtgtatgtatgtcaaaCATTTTTCTGTTTTAGATGTATTTGCTGTCACGGTCGTGGTATTAAAGTGTGCCCATCCTGCGAAGGACAAAGGAACCTTTTACACTTCCTCCAGCTGACTATTGTATGGTGAGGCTCTTTGTGATGTTCATACctaccacacacatactatcTCACTAATCGGGCTTAAGTGACTTAGGTTCTCCAATTATAACTACAATGTCTTTCCCCAGGAAGAACAATATAATGGCATACATTCCTCCTGACAAGGTGCCTGAGTTTCCAATGGAGAAGCTTGAGAGTGTGTCCGGTGATGCCTTTTTTGAGGATGAAAACCTTTTGGTACTTTGTCATTCTTCCTTGTGTGACTTTATTAAAAAGCATATGTCATACAAAGTGCCAGAACTTCATATGACCATattatttaaaggtgctctaagccagtggttattaaactttttgtctggtgACCCCCCAGAAAGTCTcgcgacccccttctctctaaccggcggaatttggttttgaaatgttgtattagaagcagaggcagaaaatgtcttccctcataggtaggctatgtcatcACCAAAGGCATAATGTCAATGTcagcctttgactaaaaacctttaGAAACATTTCTTTAATCcagactgcaaatcatttcGCAGTTCTCCAATATTTTTGGCGACCCACAGTTTAAGAAGCACTTCTCTAAGCGATGTTATGTgttttctaagctaaaacattttttgtcacatacagcaaacatctcctcaccatccgctagctgcctgtcccctacactgtaaaaaaatgtggtctctgtggacagcccagactccaaaaatggcaacaaaaacagcctggaccatgaaacaaaacaaactgtttTAGCCAATCACCAGCGAGGTAtgcgttcaggagagtttcagttgcaagggagggaggggcgagctagctctctgttttgtttgaacgtcaacagaagcgacatcgcttagagcactttTAAGTTCAATTtgtgttataaaaaaagaactAACTCTTGTTTAATCGACACACCAAATATATTTAGTCATAGACGAGTAAGTAAAGCAGAAAATATTTAAGAGTAATGAGAGAAAATGAGATAATGTTATGGTTGTTTCCTTAAAAATGACTAATGATTGCCAAAATAGTTCCCAATTAATTTAATTGTCGACAACTAATCAATAAATTGTTTAATTGTTGCAGCCCTACTTGTAACTGACATAGAATATATCTAGTCAAAGTTAGTTTGGTTTGTGGTTAGTGACGTCTGTGTCTGCTTTCCGTGTGATGATGCTTTCAGGTCTATCCCATTGTGGGCTTCCCAGACCAGGAGATCTGTGCTATCTCTAAGAAAGGGATCGAGGAGCACATCGCCAAGTTCTCTTCCAGTCGTCGCATCCTGCAGCAGGTAAGCAGCTCTTAACAAATCACCTTCTGTCTGAGGAGGAATTTACCTGTCAAAGGTGGTGCTGGGGCTCATTTGTGCAGATGGTGAAGAAATGGAGGAGTTTTGAATCTCTAGACGCAGATATAATGTTAACCTCTTCTTTGTGGCTTTATTGGTGTTTCTGTAAGCTTACTTGTTTAAAGTGTTAAAAGGACCCATCTGCATACTTCAGCACTGATTACAAGTGAGCTTTTATGACATTGCTACTATAAGTCGTAATGTCCAGTAGCCTACTGGCAGCATGTTGAAGCTCTGACGTTTAGTCAGCATCTTCATGGGTTTAAGAACACAGAGCAGTGTGAATTAGTTGGTAAATGAACACTTGTATCAATCTCTCCGCAGAGGCAGACCATAGAGTTGGTTCCCGTCACCCAAGCCTTTTACAACTACCATGGGAAGGTCTATGAGTACTTTGTCTAtggaaatgaaaacaaagtTTTCATACCTAAATACCCTTCTGCTTGTACAATATTATAATCAggggttaaagtgtgtgtgtgtgtgtgtgtgtgtgtggggggggcggaGAGGAACGCAGTCCCGCCACCTcagataataataaatatattctttcataccaacgatataGCGAGGCATGATATTGataaaataaatggtgagttaatttttcgcgtgtacagaggtgaccaagaagctagcaattctCGTCCAAAAATATTGCTACACCatgatactcaatatgttgtccaacggtgagtcatttttccccgttGCACCGACATTGGATTTTAGGGTTGCCACACCTGCCAAATTCCACGTTAACCACTGATTATAATGGAAATATTAGCTACATGTTTGTGTGATCCATTAACTCTAAATGTATGTTCATGTGATTGGAAGGGATTGTAATGTGGAGAGTGTAAATGGGACCAAGGACCAGTTCCAAATCTCTTGTAATCCTTTGTTGTGAGTTTGTAAGTG
Above is a genomic segment from Alosa sapidissima isolate fAloSap1 chromosome 4, fAloSap1.pri, whole genome shotgun sequence containing:
- the ssuh2.1 gene encoding protein SSUH2 homolog isoform X3, which encodes MDEKEGFVEIGPKIPEEGPSAPPPGWLDCVSGYEGSKGGGDPDENYHAPPPYAPPDSNQNAHVPNVREPTVSEDVAREALLKYVEKKWSYSSKPAKNLVFKDLKPITVYRYRLETYTELRSSNWASEPYRGQFVDGPENGRSPPPWEVPVPYPQKYTDVTMQVRVPHSCLVKPCHQCQSMGSVRCSRCFSRGHVRCVHCFGHGHRGVGKNRRRCTLCHGRGVRRCICCHGRGIKVCPSCEGQRNLLHFLQLTIVWKNNIMAYIPPDKVPEFPMEKLESVSGDAFFEDENLLVYPIVGFPDQEICAISKKGIEEHIAKFSSSRRILQQRQTIELVPVTQAFYNYHGKVYEYFVYGNENKVFIPKYPSACTIL
- the ssuh2.1 gene encoding protein SSUH2 homolog isoform X1, with amino-acid sequence MDEKEGFVEIGPKIPEEGPSAPPPGWLDCVSGYEGSKGGGDPDENYHAPPPYAPPDSNQNAHVPNVREPTVSEDVAREALLKYVEKKWSYSSKPAKNLVFKDLKPITVYRYRLETYTELRSSNWASEPYRGQFVDGPENGRSPPPWEVPVPYPQKYTDVTMQVRVPHSCLVKPCHQCQSMGSVRCSRCFSRGHVRCVHCFGHGHRGVGKNRRRCTLCHGRGVRRCICCHGRGIKVCPSCEGQRNLLHFLQLTIVWKNNIMAYIPPDKVPEFPMEKLESVSGDAFFEDENLLVYPIVGFPDQEICAISKKGIEEHIAKFSSSRRILQQRQTIELVPVTQAFYNYHGKLSLQLQKYATTAGILKSIKASLKKLKLRGLHFISTHKMMFSRTHKHDWFQSVHNHGLGLQAEPGALKHDRHPAQGGF
- the ssuh2.1 gene encoding protein SSUH2 homolog isoform X2; amino-acid sequence: MDEKEGFVEIGPKIPEEGPSAPPPGWLDCVSGYEGSKGGGDPDENYHAPPPYAPPDSNQNAHVPNVREPTVSEDVAREALLKYVEKKWSYSSKPAKNLVFKDLKPITVYRYRLETYTELRSSNWASEPYRGQFVDGPENGRSPPPWEVPVPYPQKYTDVTMQVRVPHSCLVKPCHQCQSMGSVRCSRCFSRGHVRCVHCFGHGHRGVGKNRRRCTLCHGRGVRRCICCHGRGIKVCPSCEGQRNLLHFLQLTIVWKNNIMAYIPPDKVPEFPMEKLESVSGDAFFEDENLLVYPIVGFPDQEICAISKKGIEEHIAKFSSSRRILQQLSLQLQKYATTAGILKSIKASLKKLKLRGLHFISTHKMMFSRTHKHDWFQSVHNHGLGLQAEPGALKHDRHPAQGGF